The Venturia canescens isolate UGA chromosome 10, ASM1945775v1, whole genome shotgun sequence genome segment CCGCGAATATAATGGGCCGAGGAAGAAGAGGGGGAATAATATAACTGCGGAACGCGGCGGAAGCATGTATATAGCGAaggggaaaaataaataaaagaggaATAAATTAGAGTTCGTAGCCATCGCGACCATTGACTCGAGCGACGGTGGGTCTGCAGGAAGCTGGACTGGCATAGGAGTGAATAATGTGAACCCTAAGTTTGACATCACCGGAAGATCGAGTGCCTTCGCCTCGAGGTCTGCGCGAGAAGCTGACCGTAGTTTTGCAACAGCAATAATGAAAGAGTTTGACGTATGCGTTTCTAAAGTGTCGATCGGCGACGCAATATAGCAAATTGTTGAAACAAGACTTACAGAGGGCGAACCAGGCGAGATTGTACAAGACTCGAGCACTGACGGGTCGTACGGCGCTAAGGCAAATCGCGCTGCCAAACGGTAGCCAAAAGACGGCGAAAAGCACGAAGCTGCATATGTTGGTTTTGGTCAAGGAGTAATCCCAGGAGAAGGCTATCGGGGGTTTGAACGATCCTCCGATAGCCCGACGTACGCGTATCACCAGCTTCGTGTAAACGAATATTGTAACGAGGGCCGGAAAAACTACCAAAATAGAAACGCCGACGATCTGTTGGGTCGCGATCCCGTTGAAGCGACGCCTACAAAAATCTGGTCCAAGATCGAGGGACGATTGCAATCCAACCGCCGTTCCCGCTATCGCCCAAACGACCATCGTCGTTGCCGTCACTCGGCTCGTTGTCAGAGCCGCATAACTGTCCGCAATGTTTATTCATCCGTTCGTTCAAGTATTatttcttattaatttgtgggCGCATATGTTGCTCGTTTAAAACTCACCTCTCCGCCGGTAGACACAATCTCGCGTAGTTTTCCATCGCTATAGTCGCCAGAGTGAGAATCGTCACGAGAAAACAAAGTGCCTCGAGTGTCCATTCGAATCTACAGGTTGACAAGGACTCCTCGTGTCCGGCAAGGATCACGATGGCCGAGGCTGGTATTACCAAACCCGTAACTAGCAAATCGGCCAGAGCGACATTCACCAGGAACGCGTTTCCTGTTATATATAATGAGAGCGGCGATCAATGCATGAAAATCTCTTTATATCATCTCGAATCTTCGGCTTACCTCGCTTTTTCAAATGATCCTCGACCATAACTGCGGATATCATGAAAACATTGCCAACGCTACCGACCACGGCGAGCGACGCTAAGAGCAAAAGACGAGCGACTCTCGACCAATCCGATGACAAGGTCACCGGTGAAACGTCGAGATCATCggcgaacgttttttttgttcgatcCACCGCAACGCCCACGCCCATTTCGAGTAGACCAGCGAGGGTGCTCGTTAAATCTAATCCTCGTTCCGTTCCCCCAGTTGTTGTCACCGGTGTGCTAATCGTTGACGTAGTCGTCGCTGTCTTCGTTACAGCCGACGCCACCGCTGATAAACTTCCCGCCATCGTGATATTCATACTCGAATCACGATCTATAATGGGTCGATAtacgttacatttttttttttttaccatttttcatACCATTTTTGACAATTATTTATATcgttataattcattatttatttcgcaataaaaaatcgaataattaGCGAATAAATATCGAAATAATAGTTCAATCGTTACAGCCCGTGCGGATGAACGAAACGAAGATTGACTTGTTGCTTCGCTGAGCGCGCAGAGCTCTGGCGGTTataagaagagaagaaaatccAGAGCTCGTCGACGAGGTGAATTATTGACCGAGGAAGAAACTTTTCGTCGTATAAAGTAGCcaagtatataaatataacggGATACTTGAGAAAATAATATCCGGCTTTTTATCAAAGTTTGAGAAcaggctttttttttcttttaagaaaaaaattatttttcctgaGGCACACTGGGGAATCccttaaaaattggtgaaatttcaatttcaatccaATGTTGAATACTCGCTTtaaatttcttcctttttccaaaatttcttatttttctttcttttaataataataaaaaaaaaaaaaatttttatgagctTCGAACGTGTATTCTATCTGGTATATATAGCAAAGTCACGAAGAAAATCTCGTTCGAAGAAGATGAACGGCGGAGGAATGAggagcaatttttgttttgtctTCAATATTCTGTGTTGTGCGTTTGTTATACCGACAAAATGAAATGCTCGGATGAGGGGATCAATGTGGAAGCTGAATATATACGCGAGTAACGCGAAGTAGAGTCGATAGCGGAAAATAtcgttgatgataataatgataatatagCAGGATCGATGTAACCCGGGCGATGCGATTTAATTGTTCTAGCCCTTAAATTATTTTCGTGAATCACTCTGtaggaaaatcgattctttgctgctgctgcttcttcttcttcttcgtcacgTCGTTCAAAAAACGTGGACGTTGGGTAGGAATATTTATGAAGAAGGGGAGAAAATAGAAATTTGAGGCACGCGGTATTTATTATCCTGACGCGCGAGTATAAAGCAGTCTTGTGAATTATTTCGGTCGTTCGGCGTACGATATACCCGCGCCTCGTAAAAATTGACGTTAAAAACGAGTGTTTTTACCTCGTTTCTTCAAGTCTTTCATCAAAATCAACATCGCTTTCGGGGAGAGTATCCGCTCACATCAATTCACTTTGAATATCCATACTCGATTCtttggagaaagaaagagacgcGAAATGAGAAGATTGAGGACGGAAACAAAGCGTAGTTGGAAACGATGCTCTTCGTTGTTTCAATAAGTTGCTGATTCTAACGTAAATGATTCGCATTCgcattaaaaatcgaaaagagCCGCAACGCCGTTGCGTTGACGACCTATACGagaaatcgaataaaatatttgatgaaataaatgTGAGCGAGTATCTGGGTGATTAATAATCGGCGCTAATTTAGATAATTGATATCCGTTGATTATAATTGCCCGAgctgaataaaaagtgaagaTAAAATGTCGAGGCCGCGCGGTGCGACACGAGCGGTAAAGCAGGGAGCCAGAGCACGAAGGGCGCGAGGGAGGCTCCCGCGTAATAATATTGCCTCAATTACGTTCCTTCGCAAAACCGAATCGCGTGTTCAAGACTATAAAGATAAgtatgaaagaaaattatgaaattgaggTCGCGCTATTAAACTGTGCAGAAACTG includes the following:
- the LOC122416821 gene encoding melatonin receptor type 1B-A-like isoform X2, with protein sequence MNITMAGSLSAVASAVTKTATTTSTISTPVTTTGGTERGLDLTSTLAGLLEMGVGVAVDRTKKTFADDLDVSPVTLSSDWSRVARLLLLASLAVVGSVGNVFMISAVMVEDHLKKRGNAFLVNVALADLLVTGLVIPASAIVILAGHEESLSTCRFEWTLEALCFLVTILTLATIAMENYARLCLPAESYAALTTSRVTATTMVVWAIAGTAVGLQSSLDLGPDFCRRRFNGIATQQIVGVSILVVFPALVTIFVYTKLVIRVRRAIGGSFKPPIAFSWDYSLTKTNICSFVLFAVFWLPFGSAICLSAVRPVSARVLYNLAWFALCKSCFNNLLYCVADRHFRNAYVKLFHYCCCKTTVSFSRRPRGEGTRSSGDVKLRVHIIHSYASPASCRPTVARVNGRDGYEL